From a region of the Lactuca sativa cultivar Salinas chromosome 4, Lsat_Salinas_v11, whole genome shotgun sequence genome:
- the LOC111898779 gene encoding putative F-box/LRR-repeat protein At3g28410, with protein sequence MGRRKSIKLSNMAPEDLNDDDRISRLHDDLIHHIYSFMDTRFAVQTSLLSRRWRETWKSYRFLNFKIERPIDHKTGIKFPNFIHRFFSDRDHKSEITTIDFQSNSIKLSNLKETIIYAMSHRTQKVNIEFLSDKLTRRGGLDISLFRSQFLQDLHLSIDFELMISPSLTWDLPSLTSLNLEGVTFTLNPPPPPTDSKCKSIDLFSHFPNLKTLVLIGCRLSNIDTFIITSNSLHNLSLIDLNHNSEFILTAPNLSSFTYHGMARFSLSVKNLDSLQTVNFHTIYYRALQKQPELVELMIKAFEQLHKAKFLAINSDVVRFLSVFPEVVERRRCPFRSLTSLTLVEHRLPPSSIVFSDVIDYFRSSSPGVKVNVEIGVAASWKICWVDCL encoded by the coding sequence ATGGGGAGAAGGAAATCAATTAAGCTTTCAAATATGGCACCAGAAGACTTGAATGATGATGATCGAATAAGTCGTCTTCATGATGATCTTATTCATCATATCTATTCATTCATGGACACACGATTTGCAGTTCAAACTAGTCTTTTATCAAGAAGATGGAGAGAAACATGGAAATCCTACCGCTTTCTCAACTTCAAGATCGAACGCCCAATTGATCACAAAACAGGTATCAAATTCCCCAATTTCATCCACCGATTTTTCTCAGATCGTGATCACAAATCAGAAATTACCACAATTGACTTCCAATCAAATTCCATCAAGCTTTCAAATCTCAAAGAAACAATAATCTACGCAATGTCACACAGAACCCAAAAGGTAAACATTGAGTTCTTGAGTGATAAACTAACCAGACGTGGTGGATTGGATATATCTTTATTTAGATCTCAATTCCTTCAAGATCTTCATTTGAGTATCGATTTTGAGCTAATGATATCTCCATCTTTGACTTGGGATTTACCTTCTTTGACTAGCTTGAATCTTGAAGGTGTTACATTTACACTtaatcctcctcctcctcctactgATAGTAAGTGTAAATCCATTGATTTGTTTTCCCATTTTCCAAATCTGAAAACTCTTGTTTTAATTGGTTGTCGATTATCAAACATTGATACTTTCATCATCACATCAAATTCATTACACAATCTGAGTCTGATAGATCTTAATCACAATTCTGAGTTTATACTCACAGCACCAAATCTCTCATCTTTCACTTACCATGGTATGGCCCGCTTTTCATTATCAGTCAAGAATCTTGATTCATTACAAACAGTAAACTTTCACACAATATATTATAGAGCTCTTCAGAAGCAACCAGAGCTTGTTGAATTGATGATCAAGGCTTTCGAACAGCTTCATAAGGCGAAGTTTCTTGCTATAAATTCAGATGTTGTGAGGTTTCTTTCGGTGTTCCCTGAAGTAGTTGAAAGAAGAAGATGCCCCTTTAGGAGTTTGACAAGTTTGACTTTGGTTGAACATCGGTTGCCTCCTTCATCGATTGTGTTTTCTGATGTTATTGATTATTTTCGTAGCAGTTCTCCAGGTGTTAAAGTTAATGTTGAAATTGGTGTAGCGGCTTCATGGAAGATTTGTTGGGTTGACTGCTTGTAG
- the LOC111898935 gene encoding uncharacterized protein LOC111898935 codes for MQLLTGSNIRYSSYFFTFTEAFGHGFIGIYTFKKGDDGITTVCERLESVDPVLEKLNSLQIATSILTSEPSKSSLTDVLVNRPSTSSNTVIVDPKVLMELYTTYQEWQEQQAHTSNKRQEEVENKIEIEDALAIKFLQTYKFYQ; via the exons ATGCAACTTCTAACTGGCAGTAATATAAGGTATTCATCGTATTTCTTCACCTTCACAGAAGCATTTGGCCATGGGTTCATCGGAATCTACACTTTCAAG AAAGGGGACGATGGAATCACCACTGTCTGCGAGCGATTAGAAAGCGTTGATCCCGTTCTAGAGAAGCTTAATTCGCTCCAAATT GCAACTTCCATATTGACATCTGAACCCTCAAAGAGTAGCTTGACAGATGTTTTGGTCAATCGACCCTCAACTTCCTCAAATACAG TTATTGTGGATCCTAAAGTGCTAATGGAATTATACACAACATATCAAGAATGGCAAGAACAACAGGCTCACACCTCTAACAAAAGACAG gaAGAGGTGGAAAACAAAATAGAAATTGAAGATGCTTTGGCAATAAAATTTCTTCAAACATATAAATTCTATCaatga
- the LOC111898790 gene encoding F-box/LRR-repeat protein 25 yields the protein MVKRKPKIFDDINIDKEPMDDNDRITRLPNDVIHYMYSFMDSRCIVQSSALSRRWINKWRSHPYLNFETLPFTNKKFPKFMHRFLTNRKNDAEIVTIDFRSTSIRLSLLKEVISYAMSHITQKINIEYSSPIPTRRGGFDLSLFKSHFLQDLCLNIDFELFKTPNLTWDLPVLTTLHLERVSFLLYPTDNKSLDLFSTFSNLKNLVLVNCQLWKVNTFYITSNKLENLRLKFLHHSCQFVISTPKLSSFTYDRMDHLSLLLTSDLNSLETVVFRTIYDNRSMGEQQKNVELLIDIFHQMCNTKFLTLNTATLKFLSRFPELLESKISPFVRLQTLTLNEMPPSSVDLADIISYFRSCVPDRLFFVEYYPELWSILDMKSIEKIIIGFA from the exons ATGGTGAAGAGAAAACCAAAGATATTTGATGATATCAATATTGATAAAGAGCCGATGGACGATAATGATCGAATTACTCGTTTGCCAAATGATGTTATTCATTACATGTACTCATTTATGGATTCAAGATGCATTGTTCAAAGTAGTGCTCTCTCACGAAGGTGGATAAATAAATGGAGATCCCACCCCTATCTCAACTTTGAAACCCTTCCTTTCACCAATAAGAAATTTCCCAAATTTATGCATCGATTTCTCACCAATCGTAAGAATGATGCAGAAATTGTCACCATTGACTTTCGGTCAACTTCAATCAGGCTAAGTCTTCTCAAAGAGGTGATATCTTATGCAATGTCTCACATTACTCAAAAGATAAACATTGAATACTCGAGTCCTATCCCAACACGACGTGGTGGATTCGATTTATCTTTGTTTAAATCtcattttcttcaagatctttgTTTGAATATCGATTTTGAGCTCTTTAAAACTCCAAATCTCACATGGGATTTGCCTGTTTTGACTACTTTGCATCTTGAAAGGGTTTCATTCTTACTGTATCctactgataacaaatccttgGATTTGTTTTCCACCTTTTCAAATCTGAAAAATCTTGTCTTGGTTAATTGTCAATTATGGAAAGTTAATACTTTCTATATCACATCAAATAAATTAGAGAATCTGAGATTAAAATTTCTTCATCATTCATGTCAGTTTGTGATCTCAACACCAAAACTTTCCTCTTTCACATATGATCGCATGGATCATCTGTCTTTGTTGTTAACCAGTGATCTCAATTCATTAGAAACTGTAGTCTTTCGAACCATTTATGACAACAGATCAATGGGAGAACAACAAAAGAATGTTGAATTGCTGATTGATATTTTTCATCAAATGTGTAACACAAAGTTTCTTACTTTGAACACTGCTACATTGAAGTTTCTTTCAAGATTCCCTGAATTACTTGAAAGTAAAATTTCCCCTTTTGTGAGATTACAAACTTTGACATTGAATGAAATGCCTCCATCATCTGTTGACCTTGCTGATATCATCAGTTATTTCCGTAGCTGTGTTCCAGATCGTTTGTTTTTTGTTGAATATTATCCAGAATTATGGAGCATTCTTGACATGAAATCCATTGAAAAAATCATCATCGG GTTTGCTTGA